A genome region from Defluviimonas aquaemixtae includes the following:
- a CDS encoding acetate/propionate family kinase, protein MILVVNAGSSSIKVALFASDLTEVLDGAVSGIGGRARLKLGARDEEADAPDHDAALALILAAIRDAGHPVERFGAAGHRVVHGGRALTRPARVDADVLAAIEACIPLAPLHNPHNLAPIRALGRLAPRLPQVACFDTAFHATNPEVAQRYALPAGEEAKGIRRYGFHGISYASLTARLSSLLGSALPERVLALHLGNGASLAAIRDGRSVATTMGYSPLEGLTMGTRTGTIDGNAVLRMAQDHGIDGAARILNRESGLKGLGGASDMRALHAEGTEEARFGIDHFCYWAVRHSGSMIAAMGGLDCIAFTGGIGENDAEVRARICQGLSFLGAALDQDANEARTTRLEVGGSAVPILIVPAEEERHIAGEVLNVLGQGVC, encoded by the coding sequence ATGATCCTCGTCGTCAATGCCGGCTCCTCGTCGATCAAGGTCGCGCTCTTCGCATCCGACCTGACCGAGGTGCTGGACGGCGCCGTCTCGGGCATCGGCGGCAGGGCGCGGCTGAAGCTCGGGGCGCGCGACGAGGAGGCCGACGCGCCCGACCACGACGCGGCGTTGGCGCTGATTCTCGCGGCGATACGTGACGCGGGCCATCCGGTCGAACGGTTCGGCGCGGCGGGCCACCGCGTCGTTCACGGCGGTCGGGCGCTGACGCGGCCGGCCCGGGTCGATGCCGATGTGCTCGCCGCGATCGAGGCTTGCATCCCGCTTGCGCCCTTGCACAACCCGCACAACCTCGCGCCGATCCGTGCGCTCGGGCGTCTTGCGCCCCGCTTGCCGCAGGTCGCCTGTTTCGACACCGCCTTCCACGCGACCAACCCCGAAGTCGCGCAACGCTACGCGCTGCCTGCTGGCGAAGAAGCGAAGGGCATCCGCCGCTACGGCTTTCACGGCATTTCGTATGCGAGCCTGACGGCGCGGCTTTCCTCGCTGCTCGGCTCGGCCCTGCCGGAACGCGTGCTGGCCCTGCATCTCGGCAACGGCGCGTCGCTCGCGGCGATCCGCGACGGCCGGTCGGTCGCGACCACGATGGGCTATTCGCCGCTCGAGGGGCTGACGATGGGTACCCGCACGGGCACCATCGACGGCAACGCCGTGCTCAGGATGGCGCAGGATCACGGGATCGACGGCGCGGCACGGATCCTAAATCGCGAAAGCGGGCTCAAGGGACTCGGCGGGGCGTCGGACATGCGCGCGTTGCACGCGGAGGGGACCGAGGAAGCGCGCTTTGGCATCGATCACTTCTGCTACTGGGCAGTGCGGCACTCGGGCTCCATGATAGCGGCGATGGGCGGGCTCGACTGCATCGCCTTCACCGGCGGTATCGGCGAAAACGATGCGGAAGTCCGGGCGCGGATCTGCCAGGGGTTGAGCTTTCTGGGCGCCGCGCTCGACCAGGACGCGAATGAGGCCCGGACGACGCGGCTAGAGGTGGGTGGATCGGCGGTCCCGATCCTGATCGTCCCCGCCGAAGAGGAACGCCACATAGCGGGCGAGGTTCTGAACGTTCTGGGGCAGGGCGTGTGCTGA
- a CDS encoding phosphate acyltransferase → MHRDTRAAGATRTKVEQRDPFPFLSPIEPHCPERLLAQARSCKRPRVALVNAGAIHPLQGIREAADHGLAEPILIGDRVKIAATAEEIGWDIGGLRLIHAPRETAATEAARLAREGEADAVMKGQIHSTTFLKALLPSAAGLRDKEARCGHVFHITAPTSDRPLLVTDAALNVDPDMRTRQACLTQAVRLAEILGVTRPKAGLLAPSEDVSPSIPNTEEAAEIARWAKDALPEAVVQGPMALDLIFSRASAEVKGYVSDVSGDADIMLVPNITSGNALFKLMVLGMGACAGGVVMGARVPILLTSRSQAAPARIASAALGAIVAGAA, encoded by the coding sequence ATGCATCGCGATACCCGCGCTGCCGGCGCGACAAGGACAAAAGTTGAACAGCGGGACCCGTTCCCTTTTCTTTCGCCAATCGAGCCGCACTGCCCCGAACGGCTTCTGGCCCAGGCGCGAAGCTGCAAGCGCCCGCGCGTGGCGCTCGTCAACGCCGGCGCAATCCACCCGCTCCAGGGCATCCGCGAGGCGGCCGACCACGGCCTCGCGGAGCCGATCCTGATCGGCGACCGGGTCAAGATCGCCGCGACAGCGGAGGAGATCGGCTGGGATATCGGGGGCCTGCGGCTGATCCATGCGCCGCGCGAGACGGCGGCGACGGAAGCCGCGCGGCTGGCGCGGGAGGGTGAGGCGGATGCGGTCATGAAGGGGCAGATCCACTCGACGACCTTCCTTAAGGCGCTTCTGCCCTCGGCGGCGGGGCTGCGCGATAAGGAGGCGCGCTGCGGCCATGTCTTTCACATCACGGCGCCGACGTCGGACCGGCCGCTTCTCGTGACCGACGCCGCGCTGAACGTGGACCCCGACATGCGGACCCGGCAGGCCTGTCTGACCCAAGCGGTGCGGCTTGCCGAGATCCTGGGTGTGACGCGACCGAAGGCGGGGCTTCTCGCGCCGTCGGAGGATGTGAGCCCGTCGATCCCCAACACCGAGGAAGCCGCCGAGATCGCCCGCTGGGCGAAAGACGCGCTTCCGGAGGCGGTGGTGCAGGGGCCGATGGCGCTCGACCTCATCTTCTCGCGCGCGTCGGCCGAGGTGAAGGGATACGTCTCCGACGTGTCGGGCGACGCCGACATCATGCTGGTGCCGAACATCACGAGCGGCAATGCGCTCTTCAAGCTCATGGTGCTCGGGATGGGGGCTTGCGCGGGCGGCGTGGTGATGGGTGCGCGCGTGCCGATCCTGCTCACCTCGCGGTCGCAGGCCGCGCCCGCGCGCATCGCCTCGGCGGCACTCGGCGCCATTGTCGCGGGTGCGGCATGA
- a CDS encoding sulfite exporter TauE/SafE family protein encodes MTLPLGLAPWAAGALGLAFLAAAFVRGYSGFGFSALVVAFSALLTNPVLLVPVVILCEIAMTAVQSRGIRAQIDWRRIWPMLAGAAVAMPVSVTLLARVGEEPARLAISALILAMSLVLLSGWTLRRPFGAAGHGAVGVASGVANGAAVGGLPVAAFMAAQPIPAPVFRATMVAYLTAIDLVALPVMWANGLVTRDTLTIFVAALPLLALGVWLGGRRFLAASPQDFRRATILLLTALATLGLARSVM; translated from the coding sequence ATGACCCTGCCGCTCGGGCTCGCCCCTTGGGCGGCAGGGGCGCTCGGCCTCGCCTTTCTCGCCGCGGCCTTCGTCCGGGGCTATTCGGGCTTCGGCTTCTCGGCGCTCGTCGTCGCCTTCTCGGCGCTCCTGACCAACCCGGTCCTGCTCGTGCCGGTCGTGATCCTGTGCGAGATTGCGATGACAGCCGTCCAGTCGCGCGGCATCCGAGCCCAGATCGACTGGCGCCGTATCTGGCCGATGCTCGCCGGCGCGGCGGTGGCGATGCCTGTCTCGGTTACGCTTTTGGCGCGGGTGGGGGAAGAACCTGCGCGGCTCGCCATCTCGGCGCTCATTCTCGCGATGAGCCTTGTGCTCCTGTCCGGCTGGACGCTGCGGCGTCCGTTCGGCGCGGCGGGTCACGGCGCGGTCGGCGTCGCCTCGGGCGTCGCCAACGGCGCGGCGGTTGGCGGGCTGCCGGTGGCGGCCTTCATGGCGGCCCAACCGATCCCGGCGCCCGTCTTTCGCGCGACGATGGTCGCCTATCTCACCGCGATCGACCTCGTGGCGCTGCCGGTGATGTGGGCGAACGGCCTCGTCACCCGCGACACGCTCACAATCTTCGTCGCGGCGCTGCCGCTTCTCGCGCTCGGCGTCTGGCTTGGCGGGCGGCGGTTCCTCGCCGCCTCGCCGCAGGATTTCCGCCGGGCGACGATCCTTCTCCTGACCGCGCTCGCGACGCTCGGCCTTGCCAGATCGGTCATGTGA